Genomic DNA from Solanum pennellii chromosome 3, SPENNV200:
TCATAAACATAAAGTGTACCCTAACTACTTTCCATTATTTTAAGAAAGTTTTATCTTTTAGTGattcttaattatttgattatatgaattaattaactACACTTGTTCAATCATTTCTTCCAAGTGCCCTTCTTTGTGGACAACTATTGCTCCACTAAAACACACCTGACATCCCACTGATCCTAGTATTTCCAAGACCAGGGGATGCTACTACACAATATTAGGATACTATAaatcttttttaatatataaataagctAGTTACTTGATAAATGTAGTGTTATCTAGTGGTGAATCTTTTTATCATAATTGTGGCCTTAATTTGAACCATATTAATCTACAAGGAGTGTAATGTAGTAATCCAATACTAGGagtaaaaatattcattaaacaaaacaaatagGGTATGTAAAACCCTCCCCCTCCCACACACActcgaaataaataaaaattttacttgatttttaagttaaaaatatccTTTACTCCAGTCGTTTCGGAGGATAAAGGTGTTCTAGCTTATATTAGGGGTGATAAAAGGATATATACGATGGAGTCAAAACTCCGGGGAGAATAAGGGAGTAGACTCAGAACATTGTTGAGATGGGGTTGTACCAGGGATTAGTTCTTAGTTCATGTTTGCCTTAATGATGAATGAATTGATGCGGTACATTCATGACGATATGCCTCTTTGTATATTATTTGTGGAGACATAGTATCGATTAGTGAGCCATGCAATGGAGTTTATGTTAGGCTGGAAGTGTGGAGACAAACTCTGGAGTCTAAGCGGTTGAGATTGAGCTAGCATGCAAGATCAAAATAGAGTATTTGGAGTAAATTTAGTTATGTCATGCATGAGATAGACATAGAATTGAGGCTTGACACACAACTTATCTCAAGAAAGATAATTTCAAACAGGGATGTGGAGACATCAATTGTGATATTACACATCATATTGGTTCGACATGAACGAAGTGGAGACTCACCTGGAGTCTTATGTGGTAAAACGGTACCACATGAACTTTAAGACAAGTTTTATAGAGTGGTGGTTAGATCGACGTTGTTATACGAGGTCAAATGATGGTCAGTTAAGAACTCTCACATTCAAAAGATATATCTTGCAGAATTTATGATGATGAGATGAATGTGTAGACATATTAGGAGAGATAAGATCAGATATGAGGTTATTCTGAATAAGGTAGAGAGCAGCCTTTGTGGCGAACAAGATTAGAGAAATGAGATTCTGATGGATTGGACATGTGAAGCCGAGATGCGCAGATACCCTAATGAAGGAGGTGCGAGAGGTTACGTTGCATGTAGTAGGCACAAAAAGAGGTAAAGGTAGGATGAAAAAGCATTGAGACTAGAGATAATTAGACAAGAAATAATGAACCTTCGTATTAACGAGGACCCGACCTTAAATAGGAGGGTGTGGAGGTAGCATATTATGGTAGGTAGCAGAGTGTTGCCTTGATTTCGAGAGTTCAAGCTTGTTAGTGTTTGTCAAGTATAGCTAGCCCTATTCTTGTTCACTTTCGAGAATGTTGCCTTGCTTTCAAGAGGTTGGATGCGTTTTGCGTACCTCTCCATACCCCACTTATGGAATTTCACTGAGTATGTTGTTAATCCATGCATCTTACTCATTTTACTAACTAGCCTCACTATCagatataaatatttcattttacttgttcattttaatatatcaacAAAAATCTTAGTACTTTTTTCTCATACCATTCTTTGTATtaaataacttcataaaatattagAAATAGTCAAGTTTAGAGTTTCAAAacattaattaagttattttagtaaaatacaCATCGAGTAAAAGCTTTAATAAGGGATATGTCAAGTTAACATGAActaaatatatgaaatgtagAAAGTACTCATTCATTTTAGCAAATCAAGAgaaatttgttattttgtttcaatattACCCTTATTGTTAAATAAGTACTAGtggtcaaatttaaattatcatgGCATAACTAATTagattaatataaataaaataaactacttaaatattttttaaaagaagtgtCAAGTAAACATaccaaataaaatgaaagagagTAGTTAACCACAAATCatgttacaaaagaaagaaattacaCATTTCtacatttataattttatacatatgGATAATCAATATTATACATTTGGATTATAAATTTAAACCCATTCTAATCATCCCAAAGAGTtatattaaataacatattatcATCCATTAATTGCCCCTCCATTCTAAACTCTCCAAGATCAAAATGTGGCTGCTCCATTGAGAATATTGATGAAGTTGGGCTATTATTGCTTGAAATATCACTTTTATGTTCCAATAATAGCCTTTCTATCTCCTTCTGTGCTTCACACAATTGCTCTTTTATCTTCAACACCTACAAggaaaatataacttttaagTATCAGGGTCAAACTAATAAATCTGAACGCATAGATCTTCGATCTTTTTTAAACTAAAagttacatataaatatatataaactatgTATGACGATATTATTATAAGTCATActaataattaacaaattaaatgaaaaaacttctttttttgaCTTTATGGATAATTATAATAGCAATGTCACATCAAATAGAACAGAAGAACCACATATATTGTACCTCACTTTCAAGTCGATATTTCTCAATGATGGTAAGCTCATGTTGAGTCTTTAACTTGGAGTATTCCTCCTCAAGTTTCTTGTTCTTCCATCTAGCCCTCTTGTTTTGGAACCACACCGCGACTTGGTGAGGATCAAGGCCAAGCTCAGAAGCAAGCTTGGCCTTCCTCTCCATCTCTAGCTTGTGCTCGTCCCCAAAACTTCGTTCAAGAAGATTAACTTGTTCTTCACTAAGCAACTTTCTCTTCTTCATCACAACCTCACTAGTGTTGTTTCTCCCTTCAACTTCgttcttcttccttctccttCGCGGTTTCACCGTCTCTCCTAAAGAGACGAAGGTATAAACATCATGTTTACAACATTAATAATCAAAGAAATTATGATCCTTTTCCATAATTTGTTTTTGCAATACATACTCaaagaaattaaagttaaagttgtTGTTCTAACCTTGTTGTTGTGCTAATTGGGCGTAAATATGAGGGTAGAAGTGAGAAATGAGTTCCATTTGATCATCAACCTTGCTGCTTGTCATAATCCCTTTCCTTCTCTCTTGTTATTGCTTTTGCTTATTGATGtagaaaatgaaattaaagtgGATATATAGCTAGAAAGTGTAGAAAggaatacttttaaaaaattatggtaTTTGGTAAGACTTTATTTTATAGAGCTAGCTAGTTGTATGGGATGCACCTTCTTTCTCTCTTGATGTTCACATGTCCTGTTCAGAACGATAATAGCATATCTAATGTAATTTCACATACATAGAATTTGAAGGTGACATTGGAATATTGTATACAAAGATTTTACCTCTATCTTTGTGCGAATTCCATCCGTCAATTGTTTGGAAtattctctctatatatatactagCTTGAGAGTTGAGTCAATTAGGTGaataaactttttatttaatttgagaaatgaaaaaggGATTGAAAATTTAAGGACACGTAGCTTTGTTGTCTTTAGTTGGTGAAACTTGTCTAGGTTAATTGGATATATAGATAGCTAGAAAGCTATTTATCTATAGCTTTAGGCTTTAGCTTAACTAGTTTGTTTGTTCGTATTGTTTTGGCATTTCTTTCATCACCATCTGGACCCTCTTGTTTGAATGGATTTGGGACCTCTTCACCCTGTCGTTACattttatatgataatatttgattaaatgtaaaattaataataataaaaaaattgatataaaagaTAGATAATTTGCTTGATAATTTGGAAAATGGAAATAGCCTATATTAAGTCAAATAACATGGTGGTAGAAACAAATTTagtaataacaattttttttaattattattattattattattattattacaatgaTACTAATGTGATATTAACTTAAATAAAGAAGtggggatatatatatatagccgCGGTCTCCAACTTATTTGAGTCTCAGGCATCGTTATTATTATATAGCGTATGCAAGTGAAATCCTTTTTCTTAAGAATAATTTAATGGAAAAGATTGAACTTTAAAAATAGATGCGCATGGTGTGGTAGGAATCCCTTTAAAATGCTTTTAATTACTTGTTAATTATAAATTTGGCTCCATGCTTAAGTACTAATTGGTGTCATGTTTATCCCGACAAGTTAAGCTCATGTTTCCCATCTTCAAACTTGGGATTTTGAATGCTAATAAAGATTGGATCAAAACACCTACTTCATGGCTAATCAAAATCATATCCATCAATGTGTTCGGAAAGTCACAGATATATATCGTTCGATGAACCAGTTTATTAGTAtgattgaaatataaatatatatctaCAGTTTACTGATTACGATTCGTAGCTACATATTAGAGAGAGGAGAGATGTgtgcgagattgggagagggatgagagagggcagagagtggagagaggtgaattgtacacgtatatttatcaaatgattgtatatatgtaattggtatacatatgtatttggaGGTTTGGCGAatgagattgggagagggaggagagaggtgagtgagagagaggagagagacgaaCTGTACATGTATATATgtcaaataattgtatatatgtaattggtatatgtatgtatttgtaGGTTTGGCGAGTGAGATTGGGAGACGTAGGAGAGAGGCAAGCAAGAGAGCGcaaagagaggagagaggcgaactATGTAACTGGCATACATGTGTATTTGAATATCTCGCGAGCGAGATCGggaaagggaggagagaggcgagagagagagagagaagagagaagagaggcgagcaagatcgggaagggaggagagaggcaagggAGAGAGGGTAGAGAGCGGAAAGAGaataattgtatttgtatatctatcatataattgtatatatacatatgtataatttgtatttatatatgtataagcGACTTAATTACAGTTAAAAGTAACCAATCCCAAAATAGATGACCAAATAATTCAAACCTgtaattatttctattatttatattatgttttgtttaaCATTTACTTGAATCAAAGGTATCTTTTATCACGTGGTACAGTCATAATATTAACCGGCCACCTCGTAATTActaattt
This window encodes:
- the LOC107014084 gene encoding homeobox-leucine zipper protein ATHB-40-like, translated to MTSSKVDDQMELISHFYPHIYAQLAQQQGETVKPRRRRKKNEVEGRNNTSEVVMKKRKLLSEEQVNLLERSFGDEHKLEMERKAKLASELGLDPHQVAVWFQNKRARWKNKKLEEEYSKLKTQHELTIIEKYRLESEVLKIKEQLCEAQKEIERLLLEHKSDISSNNSPTSSIFSMEQPHFDLGEFRMEGQLMDDNMLFNITLWDD